The following proteins are encoded in a genomic region of Dokdonia donghaensis DSW-1:
- the gyrA gene encoding DNA gyrase subunit A — translation MAEGEKLISINIEDEMKSAYIDYSMSVIVSRALPDVRDGLKPVHRRVLYGMHELGIRASGAHKKSARIVGEVLGKYHPHGDTSVYDAMVRMAQEWSLRYMLVDGQGNFGSVDGDSPAAMRYTEARMRKISEDMLADIEKDTVDHQLNFDDTLKEPTVLPTRVPGLLINGASGIAVGMATNMPPHNLSEVVDGIHAYIDNNDVTIDELMEHVKAPDFPTGGTIYGYDGVREAFKTGRGRVVMRAKAEFEEVKGRECIIVTEIPYQVNKADMIKKTADMINDKKIEGISAIRDESDRNGMRIVYVIKRDAIPNIVLNKLYKYTALQSSFSVNNIALVNGRPEMLNLKDMIHHFVEHRHEVVVRRTEFELKKAEARAHILEGLIIASDNIDEVIAIIRASANGDEARQNLIERFKLSEIQAKAIVEMRLRQLTGLEQDKLRSEYEEIMKTIEDLKDILAKKERRMSIIREELQEIKDKYGDERRSIIEYAGGDVSITDLIPDKKVVITISNAGYIKRTSLTEYKTQNRGGVGTKASTTRNEDFLEHLFVGTNHQYMLFFTQKGKCFWMRVFEIPEGSKTSKGRAIQNLINIEQDDEVKAFVCTGDLKDEDYINNHYIIMATKKGQVKKTALEQYSRPRTNGINAITIKDNDELLSAKLTTGESQVMLALKSGKAIRFEESKTRPMGRNASGVRGITLANDEDEVVGMVSVNDTESNILVVSEKGYGKRSSLEDYRITNRGGKGVKTISVTEKTGELVSIKNVTDADDLMIINKSGIAIRMEVASLRVMGRATQGVRLINLKGNDSIAAVAKVKSDEDNIDDEDDTVDGTPVDGTPTASQTTQNENSSEEEE, via the coding sequence ATGGCTGAAGGAGAAAAGCTGATCTCGATTAATATTGAAGATGAAATGAAATCTGCTTACATCGATTACTCGATGTCAGTTATCGTATCACGTGCACTACCTGACGTGCGTGATGGTCTAAAACCTGTACACCGTCGTGTTCTTTACGGAATGCACGAGTTAGGAATACGAGCAAGTGGTGCTCACAAAAAATCTGCAAGAATAGTAGGAGAGGTACTAGGTAAGTATCACCCACACGGTGACACCTCTGTATATGATGCAATGGTACGTATGGCTCAAGAGTGGAGTTTACGTTATATGCTTGTAGATGGTCAAGGTAACTTTGGGTCTGTAGATGGTGATAGCCCAGCAGCAATGCGTTATACCGAGGCTAGAATGCGCAAGATATCTGAAGATATGCTTGCAGATATTGAAAAAGACACAGTAGATCACCAACTTAACTTTGATGATACACTTAAAGAACCTACCGTATTACCTACGCGTGTACCTGGGTTACTTATAAATGGTGCATCTGGTATTGCTGTGGGTATGGCGACTAATATGCCACCACACAACCTTTCTGAAGTTGTAGATGGTATACACGCTTACATAGATAATAATGACGTTACTATAGATGAACTTATGGAGCACGTAAAAGCTCCAGATTTTCCTACCGGAGGAACGATTTATGGTTATGACGGAGTACGTGAGGCTTTTAAAACAGGGCGTGGGCGTGTTGTAATGCGTGCAAAGGCAGAGTTTGAAGAAGTAAAAGGTAGAGAGTGTATCATTGTGACCGAAATACCATATCAAGTCAATAAGGCTGATATGATTAAGAAAACGGCCGATATGATCAACGATAAGAAGATCGAGGGTATATCTGCCATACGTGACGAGTCAGACCGTAATGGTATGCGTATCGTTTATGTTATAAAACGTGATGCTATCCCAAATATCGTACTTAACAAGTTATATAAGTACACGGCACTACAATCATCATTTAGTGTAAATAACATTGCTCTTGTAAATGGGCGTCCTGAGATGTTAAATCTTAAGGATATGATACACCACTTTGTTGAGCACCGCCACGAGGTAGTAGTGAGAAGAACAGAGTTTGAGCTTAAAAAAGCAGAAGCTCGTGCTCACATACTAGAAGGTCTTATCATTGCTTCAGATAATATAGATGAAGTAATAGCAATCATACGTGCAAGTGCAAATGGTGATGAGGCGAGACAAAACTTAATAGAGCGTTTTAAACTCTCAGAGATTCAAGCAAAGGCTATCGTCGAGATGCGTTTACGCCAGCTTACTGGTCTGGAGCAAGACAAACTACGTAGTGAGTACGAAGAGATAATGAAGACTATAGAAGACTTAAAAGACATCCTTGCAAAGAAGGAGCGTCGTATGTCTATCATTAGAGAGGAGCTTCAAGAAATAAAAGATAAGTATGGAGATGAGCGTCGCTCTATTATAGAGTATGCAGGAGGTGATGTAAGCATCACAGATCTTATTCCAGATAAAAAAGTAGTGATTACTATCTCAAATGCTGGTTACATAAAACGTACATCACTTACAGAATACAAAACTCAAAATAGAGGAGGAGTAGGTACAAAAGCATCTACTACTCGTAATGAAGATTTCTTAGAGCATCTATTTGTAGGGACTAACCACCAGTATATGCTATTCTTTACACAAAAGGGTAAATGTTTCTGGATGCGTGTATTTGAAATACCAGAAGGAAGTAAGACCTCAAAAGGTAGAGCAATACAGAACCTTATTAATATAGAGCAAGATGACGAGGTTAAAGCATTTGTATGTACAGGAGACCTTAAAGATGAAGATTATATAAATAATCACTACATCATTATGGCGACCAAAAAAGGACAAGTGAAGAAAACAGCACTAGAGCAATACTCACGTCCTCGTACTAATGGTATAAACGCCATTACTATTAAGGACAATGATGAGCTACTATCTGCAAAGCTTACAACGGGAGAGAGTCAAGTGATGCTTGCTCTTAAATCTGGTAAGGCAATACGCTTTGAAGAGAGTAAGACGAGACCTATGGGAAGAAACGCCTCTGGTGTTCGTGGCATAACTCTTGCTAATGATGAAGATGAAGTAGTAGGAATGGTGTCTGTAAACGATACAGAAAGCAACATCCTAGTTGTTTCAGAAAAAGGGTATGGTAAGCGTAGTAGTCTTGAAGATTACAGAATTACAAACCGTGGAGGTAAAGGAGTAAAAACAATCTCTGTTACCGAAAAGACTGGAGAACTAGTATCTATTAAAAATGTAACTGATGCAGATGATCTTATGATTATCAATAAATCAGGTATCGCTATAAGAATGGAAGTAGCTTCACTAAGAGTTATGGGACGTGCAACACAAGGAGTACGACTTATTAATCTTAAAGGAAACGATTCTATTGCCGCTGTCGCGAAAGTAAAAAGTGATGAGGATAATATAGACGATGAAGATGATACAGTTGATGGAACTCCAGTAGACGGAACCCCAACTGCTTCACAAACAACCCAAAACGAAAACTCTTCTGAAGAAGAAGAATAG
- a CDS encoding tetratricopeptide repeat protein: protein MKTKILFAIAFAVTSMAFAQKKEVKAIEKAIKSGSYGEAKSLVGAADALLSQMDDKTKSKFMLLKAQAFLGVDNKNVADLTKAGEAFKALMGTKMESEAKTGLSNVVAALVNSAVQDQNTDQFSDAGAKLEKAYAFSDDNRDYQYYAASNYLNSKEYDKAAAIFEDLMAAGYTGQVTEYYAVNAASGEEKKFENKQERDIVVLAKEYVKPSEKLSESREGLITEYLISIYSFQDQNDKALAMLDTALEKKPNDVKLLTSKSNIYLKMDKKDEYRAIIEKVLQIDPNNAELHYNLGVTADQQGDDATAVKYYNKAIELDPSYANAYNNLGALVLRKDATFVDQMNSLGTSNADFDKYEALKVERKANIRKAVVYMEKVLELKPDNMEIANNLLNLYQVLEDTNKADAMKAKIDAMN, encoded by the coding sequence ATGAAAACTAAAATTTTATTTGCAATAGCATTTGCCGTAACCTCTATGGCTTTTGCACAAAAGAAGGAAGTAAAAGCAATCGAAAAAGCTATCAAATCTGGTAGCTATGGAGAGGCTAAGTCTTTAGTAGGAGCAGCAGATGCTCTTTTAAGCCAGATGGATGACAAGACTAAAAGCAAGTTTATGCTTTTAAAAGCACAAGCTTTTTTAGGAGTTGATAATAAAAATGTAGCAGACTTAACAAAGGCTGGTGAAGCATTTAAAGCTCTTATGGGAACTAAAATGGAGAGCGAAGCAAAAACTGGACTTTCTAATGTTGTTGCAGCACTAGTAAATAGCGCAGTACAAGATCAGAATACAGATCAATTTAGTGATGCGGGAGCAAAGCTAGAAAAAGCATATGCTTTTAGTGATGACAACAGAGATTATCAATACTATGCCGCATCAAATTATCTTAACTCTAAGGAGTATGATAAAGCTGCAGCTATCTTTGAAGATCTAATGGCTGCTGGTTATACTGGTCAGGTTACTGAGTATTATGCTGTAAATGCTGCTTCTGGTGAAGAAAAGAAATTTGAAAACAAACAAGAAAGAGATATCGTTGTTCTTGCAAAAGAGTACGTAAAGCCTAGCGAAAAGCTAAGTGAGTCAAGAGAAGGCCTTATTACTGAGTACTTAATTAGTATCTACTCTTTTCAAGATCAGAATGACAAAGCACTTGCAATGTTAGATACTGCGCTAGAGAAAAAGCCTAATGATGTAAAACTACTTACTTCAAAATCTAACATCTACCTTAAGATGGATAAGAAAGATGAGTACAGAGCTATCATTGAAAAAGTATTACAGATTGATCCTAATAATGCAGAACTTCATTATAACCTAGGTGTAACTGCAGACCAGCAAGGTGATGACGCGACAGCTGTAAAATACTACAATAAGGCAATAGAGCTTGATCCTTCTTATGCAAATGCATATAACAACTTAGGAGCACTAGTATTAAGAAAGGATGCAACATTTGTAGATCAAATGAACAGCTTAGGTACTTCAAATGCAGATTTTGATAAGTATGAAGCGCTTAAAGTAGAGCGTAAGGCAAACATCAGAAAGGCAGTAGTGTATATGGAGAAAGTATTAGAGCTTAAACCAGATAATATGGAGATAGCAAATAACCTACTTAACCTGTATCAAGTACTTGAGGATACTAATAAAGCAGACGCTATGAAAGCTAAAATTGATGCAATGAATTAA